The DNA window TGGCCGTGGTCACCAAACCCTTCCAGTTCGAGGGAAAGCGGCGCAGGATGCAGGCTGAAAGGGGAATCAAGGAACTCCGTGAGGTGGTGGACAGCATTATCACCATTCCCAACGATCGCCTTTTGACCCTGGCTTCCAAAAAGGCCACGTTTCTGGACATGCTGGCCAAGGCCGATGAGGTTCTTTTTTATGCCGTCAAGGGTATTTCCGATCTGATCATGGTGCCGGGCCTGATCAATCTGGACTTTGCCGACGTCAAGGCCGTCATGTCGGAGATGGGACTGGCCATGATGGGTACGGGCATTGCTGCCGGCGAAGGCCGTGCCCGGGAAGCGGCCATGAAGGCCATCACCAGTCCTTTGCTCGAAGACGTGTCCATTGACGGGGCCCGGGGCGTTCTCATGAATATCACCTGCGGACCGGATCTGACCATTGATGAGGCCAGTGAAGCAGCCAGTCTCATTCACGAGGTGGCTTCCGACGATGCCAATATCTATTTTGGCACGGTATTCGATCAGAATATCGGGGATGAGATGCGCATCACGGTCATTGCCACCGGCATCGAAGAGGAAAGCAAGCAGACCGGCGCTGAAAGCGGCGGGACCAACGTGACCAAGATACCCCCCCGCCAGACGCGTCAGGACGAGCGCAGCATCCTGCGCACCAAGACCAGCAATGTTGATCAGGATGATTTGAACATCCCCGCCTATCTGCGCATGAAAAAGAAGAACGACCTGCACGGACCTGCATCCCTGGAGACGACCCGGCAGCGAACCCGACCCAACCATGGTCCGCAGTCCGCACCGACTCCAGGCGGGGAAGATTTTATCTTTGACGAGGAAGAGTCAGAGATTCCCGCTTTTATCCGCATGCAGGCGGATTGATTCGTGTCTGGTGCGGTGCCAGAGGGCCTGTGTCGAATCGCTCCTGGGAATTTCCGTGCCACATGATATAGCAATGACGACCACCGAACTTCACCCTCAAGGAGCGCCAAACGATCTCCTGTTTTGGGGATCGGCGTCTCCTCAACTCAGGGAATGGGGCGGCAGGTTACCCGTGGCATTGGTTTTTCCGGAAAAGGAAAAATTCGCCCTGTCCACCCTGGGATGGCAGGTGGTGTATCGCATCCTTGCCGGGTCCGCTGATTTTGCCGTCGAACGATTTTATGCCGACGACAAGACCTCTCCTCCCGTTTCAGCGGACTCGGGCAGGGAGCTTTCCGCCTTTCCCCTGATCTGTTTCAGCCTCAATTTCGAAGGCGATTTTGTCACTGTTCTGTCCCTGCTCAAACGGGCAAACATTCCCCTTGATGCCGCCCAGCGCCAAGATTGGCCCCTTGTCATGGCCGGTGGTCCCATCGCCTTTCTCAACCCTTTTCCTCTTTTCCCCGCCCTGGATTTCGTGTTTGTGGGCGAGGCCGAATACGGCTTTGCGTCGCTGGCCCATGCCATCAAGGACCACTGGATCGACAGAAGTTCCCGACACAAGGCCCTTGCCAGCCTTGCCCGTCGGCCCGGTATCCTGTCACATTTGCATACGGATCGTGTCGTCCGTCGGGTCTTTGTCCGGGATTCGGATCGTCTCCTGCCCGTGCCGGCAGCCTCCTGTTTTGTCAGTTCCCACTCGGAATTCAGGGACATGCTCCTTCTGGAAATCAACCGCGGATGTCCCTATGGGTGCCGTTTCTGCGCTGCCGGCAACATCTACCGTCCTCCTCGCCAGTCCCGTCTTGGGGATCTCAAATCCATTGTCCGGCAGACAAGTCCTTGCAAGGTCGGGCTGGTGGGTACGGCCTTGACCGACTGGCCAGATCTTTTTCCCTTTCTGCAATGGCTTCATGAACGAAACATCAAGTTTTCCCTGGGCTCCCTGCGGGCCGACGGTGCCACCCGGGATTTTTTGACCTTTTTGCGCAAGACCGGAACCCGAAGCCTAACCTTTGCCCTGGAAGGGGCCAGCCAAAGGCTGCGCCAGTCCATGAACAAAAACCTCAACGAGGACGCCCTGCTTGAGGCAGTTGCCCTGGCCAGTGAGCTGCAATTCAATACCCTTAAACTGTATCTCATTGTTGGCTGGCCCGGAGAAACCGAGGATGATTTTGACGAACTGGACGGGTTTCTCGACCGGATTCAGCAAGCACGCAAAACAGGACAAGGGAAAAAATCCAAGGGTATTGATCTGATTCAGGTGAGTGCCAGTTGTTTGGTGCCCAAGCCCTGGACCCCCTTGCAATGGGCTGCCATGGATTCGGAAGCAGGCCTCAAGGCCAAGATGAAACGGCTCAAGGCGATCATCAAGTCCAAGCGGGGCATGCGTTTTTCCGGAGAGAATCCCCGCCAGGCCAGGATACAGGGGCTGCTTGCTCGCGGCGATGAAGGGCTGTTTGAGCTGTTGTGTCTGGTGGAGGAACGGGGAGGTTGGAAAGAGGGGCTCAGGGCCTGGGGCAAGGATGTTGCCTGGCATGTGGATCGGACACGGGATCCAGATGAGATTTTTCCCTGGGACCGGCTGGATATCGGGGTGGATAAAGCATATTTATGGAAGGAATGGCAACGGTTTCACCAAGGAATGCAGACAGCGCCCTGTCCTGCCTCGGGGTGTGAACGCTGCGGTCGGTGCGGGTTGGATGTGAAGATCCTTGGCGGGGGGTAGCCCCAAGGCATTGCCAAGGATTGATGGCTCATCCCTGCTCGCGTCGTCGTAGAGCCAGTTCCAGCTTTCTGGCCAGGAGGGAGCACCCGAAGGTCAGACCAAAGTACATGAGGGTGATGGTGATCCAGACCTCGAAGGTGAGGTAGGTGGCGGCCATGAGCTCCATGCCCTGAAAGGTCAGCTCCTGGATGGAGATGACCGAAACGATGGCCGAATCCTTGATGGTGGAGATGAATTGACCGGCCAGGGGAGGAAGGACGATGCGCACGGCCTGGGGCAGGATGATAAAGCGCATGGAGCTCCACCAGTCGAATCCCAGGGCGTTGCCGGCCTCCCATTGTCCCTGATCCACGGAATCAATGCCGCTGCGGACGATTTCCGTGATGTAGGCACCTTCGTAAATCCCCAGGGTGATGACGGCCGTGAGAAACGAGGCCAGCTGAGATGTGGGGCCGAACAGCCATTCCAGTATGGATTTGGTCGCAGGAGCGCAATTGTCCACGCACTGCTCGATTCCCAAAAAAGGCATGATCTGTTCGCCGACGAAAAAATAGAAGATGAACACCAGGACCAGGGGCGGCAGATTCCGGCTCAGGGAAACATAGGCTCCGCCAAGCCATCGCCTGACCCGGTGTTTGCTGATGCGCAGACACCCCATGAATATCCCGATGATTGTCGCCAAAATGGTGGACCAGACGCTCAACCGTATGGTGGTCATGAGCCCAAGGATGAGAAGATTGGGTACCCATCGTTCCTGGTGGGCGTCGTATCTGAAAAGGTATTGGGGAATAACCGACCAATCCCAGGTGTAGTCCATGTTGGTGGTTGCCTGATAATACAGCCAGCCGGCTCCGGAAATGAGTATGAGCAGGATGATTAGGTCGAGAAGACTTGGTCTGCGTGGCGATGGTGGTCGGTACATGAGAAAAGGATGCCTGCGGGATAGCCCGCAGGCTTTTTTTATGAAGGAAGTATGTCAGAAAAAGCGTGTCGGGAGCTACTTGATCCGTTGTTCCCAGTCCAGTGTTTTGAACCAGTAATCGTGCCGGGCCTGTAGCCATCCCTCGGCCGAGGTGATGATGATCCAGTTGTTCAGAAAATTGAGAAAATCGGGATCACCCTTTTTGATGGCAAATCCGATGGGCTCCTTGGTGAAGGTTGTTTCTCCCAGTGGCAAAAAGAGCTTGTTCTCGTGTCGTATGGCCTGATGGGCCGGAAACGGTGCCGAGGCGATCATGGCGTGGGCCTTGCCGATGAGCACTTCCTGCAGTGCCTGGGCCTCGTCGTCAAAAAAGCGAAGCGTTGCCCGGGGCATGAACCGCTTGGCTGCCTGAACCGGTGTGGCCCCGGTGCGCGCCGACAGGGTCACCGAAGGTTTGTTGAAATCCTCCAGGCTGTTGAAACCTGCAGCCAGCTTCTTGTTGGCAATCATGGACATGCCCGAGTATTCGTAGGGAATGGTGAAATTGACCTTGAGATTGCGCTTGGGCGTGATGCCCATCCCTCCGATGATGATGTCGAATTTGCCGGTTAAAAGAGACGGGATGATGCCGGACCATTTGGTGGGGATGAATTCGGGTCTGACGCCCATGTCATGGGCAAGGCGTGTGGCCACGTCGATTTCATATCCGATAAAGGCGCCTGTTTTGTCCTTCATGGCCCAGGGAACAAATGTGGAAAAACCGATTCGCAGCTTGCCGTTTTTGATGACTTTTTCCAGGGTGCTAGCGTCGCGGAGCTGTTCGGTCACCGGATTGGCCATGGCCTGGGTGGAAGTTGCCAGAAGTATGAAGCCACAACAGAAAAGCACAAAGCATCGAAAGCGCATGAAAGGCCTCCTTGAAGGGGTTGCTTGACAGGGCAGCAGGTTGTGATGGGAATGAACATGGTACATGAAAAAAGGGAACAAGAAAACGGCAAACCAGAGCTCACCATGTTTTTTGCTGCATCAGGGTTACCAGAAGGGAGAGAAATCCAGTCAGCACCAGATAGATAGCTGCTACCGTGAACCAGATTTCAAAGGTCAGAAAGGAATCCGCAATGATGGCCTGGCCCTGCATGGTCAGATCGTAGACCGCGATGGTGCTCACTAAGGCCGAGTCCTTGATCAGGGAGATACCCTGGCTTGTCAGGGGGGGAGCGATCCTGCGCAGGGTCTGAGGCAGAATGACCAATCTGTAAAGGTCAAAGGATGTCATGCCCAGACTGTACCCGGCCTCCCACTGTCCCTTGGGGATGGATCGGATACCGGCCCGAAAAATTTCCGAGGCGTACGCGCCTTCAAAAAGGCTGAGGGCCAGAACCGCAATGGCAAAGCGGTCCAGGCCGATAATGGGCGAGATGACAAAATAGAGAAAGAATATCTGGATGAGCAGAGGGGTGTTGCGAATGAATTCGAGATACACCCGGGAGACGCTTCGGGCCATGAACGAGCCGGAAAGACGCATCATGGCCGTGGTCAGGGCAATGGCAAAGGCGAAAACCAGGCTCCATCCCGTGATTTTCAGGGTTACGATCAGGCCTGTCAGG is part of the Desulfoplanes formicivorans genome and encodes:
- a CDS encoding amino acid ABC transporter permease yields the protein MYRPPSPRRPSLLDLIILLILISGAGWLYYQATTNMDYTWDWSVIPQYLFRYDAHQERWVPNLLILGLMTTIRLSVWSTILATIIGIFMGCLRISKHRVRRWLGGAYVSLSRNLPPLVLVFIFYFFVGEQIMPFLGIEQCVDNCAPATKSILEWLFGPTSQLASFLTAVITLGIYEGAYITEIVRSGIDSVDQGQWEAGNALGFDWWSSMRFIILPQAVRIVLPPLAGQFISTIKDSAIVSVISIQELTFQGMELMAATYLTFEVWITITLMYFGLTFGCSLLARKLELALRRREQG
- a CDS encoding transporter substrate-binding domain-containing protein — translated: MRFRCFVLFCCGFILLATSTQAMANPVTEQLRDASTLEKVIKNGKLRIGFSTFVPWAMKDKTGAFIGYEIDVATRLAHDMGVRPEFIPTKWSGIIPSLLTGKFDIIIGGMGITPKRNLKVNFTIPYEYSGMSMIANKKLAAGFNSLEDFNKPSVTLSARTGATPVQAAKRFMPRATLRFFDDEAQALQEVLIGKAHAMIASAPFPAHQAIRHENKLFLPLGETTFTKEPIGFAIKKGDPDFLNFLNNWIIITSAEGWLQARHDYWFKTLDWEQRIK
- a CDS encoding amino acid ABC transporter permease, whose translation is MSILFASLPSFSGQAFQVWITDLAKFFGVLGLLTWLIVHGSADLGYNWQWYQVPRYLFTWNEEGFTLGPLLTGLIVTLKITGWSLVFAFAIALTTAMMRLSGSFMARSVSRVYLEFIRNTPLLIQIFFLYFVISPIIGLDRFAIAVLALSLFEGAYASEIFRAGIRSIPKGQWEAGYSLGMTSFDLYRLVILPQTLRRIAPPLTSQGISLIKDSALVSTIAVYDLTMQGQAIIADSFLTFEIWFTVAAIYLVLTGFLSLLVTLMQQKTW
- a CDS encoding radical SAM protein; amino-acid sequence: MALVFPEKEKFALSTLGWQVVYRILAGSADFAVERFYADDKTSPPVSADSGRELSAFPLICFSLNFEGDFVTVLSLLKRANIPLDAAQRQDWPLVMAGGPIAFLNPFPLFPALDFVFVGEAEYGFASLAHAIKDHWIDRSSRHKALASLARRPGILSHLHTDRVVRRVFVRDSDRLLPVPAASCFVSSHSEFRDMLLLEINRGCPYGCRFCAAGNIYRPPRQSRLGDLKSIVRQTSPCKVGLVGTALTDWPDLFPFLQWLHERNIKFSLGSLRADGATRDFLTFLRKTGTRSLTFALEGASQRLRQSMNKNLNEDALLEAVALASELQFNTLKLYLIVGWPGETEDDFDELDGFLDRIQQARKTGQGKKSKGIDLIQVSASCLVPKPWTPLQWAAMDSEAGLKAKMKRLKAIIKSKRGMRFSGENPRQARIQGLLARGDEGLFELLCLVEERGGWKEGLRAWGKDVAWHVDRTRDPDEIFPWDRLDIGVDKAYLWKEWQRFHQGMQTAPCPASGCERCGRCGLDVKILGGG
- the ftsZ gene encoding cell division protein FtsZ; amino-acid sequence: MEFLELETEDNAKIRVVGVGGGGGNAVNNMISSAMKGVTFITANTDIQALKHSKAEFKLQLGEKLTKGLGAGANPEVGRDAAQESIGQIKETLGECDMVFVTAGMGGGTGTGAAPVIAQAAKEIGALTVAVVTKPFQFEGKRRRMQAERGIKELREVVDSIITIPNDRLLTLASKKATFLDMLAKADEVLFYAVKGISDLIMVPGLINLDFADVKAVMSEMGLAMMGTGIAAGEGRAREAAMKAITSPLLEDVSIDGARGVLMNITCGPDLTIDEASEAASLIHEVASDDANIYFGTVFDQNIGDEMRITVIATGIEEESKQTGAESGGTNVTKIPPRQTRQDERSILRTKTSNVDQDDLNIPAYLRMKKKNDLHGPASLETTRQRTRPNHGPQSAPTPGGEDFIFDEEESEIPAFIRMQAD